A single window of Sander lucioperca isolate FBNREF2018 chromosome 22, SLUC_FBN_1.2, whole genome shotgun sequence DNA harbors:
- the qki2 gene encoding protein quaking-B isoform X3: MVGETEVKERPKSNPDYLMQLMNDRKVMSSLPNFSGIFTHLERLLDEEIGRVRKDMYNDTVNGGMFNGRDVEELPEAIGPVAQLQEKLYVPVKEYPDFNFVGRILGPRGLTAKQLEAETGCKIMVRGKGSMRDKKKEEMNRGKPNWEHLSEDLHVLITVEDTHNRAKIKLQRAINEVKKLLVPAAEGEDNLKKMQLMELAILNGTYRDANVKTPTAGFPLGTPQAPRIITGPTPVLPPSMRNPAPVNTPTLMPLIRQIQSSALMQGGNPHMVQQGPESGIIYTPYEYPYTLTPSILEYPIDSTGVLAGAMTTKVRRHDKRIHPYQRVVTPDRAATATNP; this comes from the exons ATGGTCGGGGAGACAGAGGTGAAGGAGAGACCCAAGTCCAACCCGGACTACCTAATGCAGCTGATGAACGACAGGAAGGTGATGAGCTCCCTGCCCAACTTCAGCGGCATCTTCACGCATCTGGAGCGGCTGCTGGATGAAG AAATCGGCAGGGTACGCAAGGACATGTACAACGACACGGTGAACGGTGGCATGTTTAACGGGCGCGACGTGGAGGAGCTTCCTGAAGCTATCGGTCCCGTGGCTCAGCTGCAGGAGAAGCTCTACGTGCCTGTCAAAGAGTACCCCGAC TTTAACTTTGTAGGGAGGATCCTGGGCCCACGGGGACTGACGGCCAAACAACTGGAGGCAGAGACCGGCTGCAAGATTATGGTGCGGGGAAAGGGCTCCATGAGAGACAAGAAGAAG gAGGAGATGAACAGAGGGAAGCCCAACTGGGAGCACCTCAGCGAGGACCTCCACGTCCTGATCACAGTGGAGGACACACACAACCGGGCCAAGATCAAACTCCAGCGGGCCATCAACGAGGTCAAGAAACTTCTCGTACCAGCT GCTGAGGGGGAGGACAACCTGAAGAAAATGCAGTTGATGGAGCTGGCCATTCTCAATGGGACCTACAGAGACGCCAATGTCAAGACGC CCACCGCCGGATTCCCTCTAGGGACACCTCAGGCGCCTCGGATCATCACAGGCCCAACGCCCGTCCTGCCTCCATCCATGCGCAACCCCGCTCCCGTCAACACGCCGACCCTCATGCCTCTGATTCGTCAGATCCAGAGCTCCGCCCTCATGCAGGGAGGCAATCCGCATATGGTGCAGCAAGGGCCCGAATCTGGAATCATCTACACTCCCTACGAGTACccatacacactcacaccctCCATATTGGAATACCCGATTGACTCAACTGGAGTATTAG
- the qki2 gene encoding protein quaking-B isoform X4, whose protein sequence is MVGETEVKERPKSNPDYLMQLMNDRKVMSSLPNFSGIFTHLERLLDEEIGRVRKDMYNDTVNGGMFNGRDVEELPEAIGPVAQLQEKLYVPVKEYPDFNFVGRILGPRGLTAKQLEAETGCKIMVRGKGSMRDKKKEEMNRGKPNWEHLSEDLHVLITVEDTHNRAKIKLQRAINEVKKLLVPAAEGEDNLKKMQLMELAILNGTYRDANVKTPTAGFPLGTPQAPRIITGPTPVLPPSMRNPAPVNTPTLMPLIRQIQSSALMQGGNPHMVQQGPESGIIYTPYEYPYTLTPSILEYPIDSTGVLGAMTTKVRRHDKRIHPYQRVVTPDRAATATNP, encoded by the exons ATGGTCGGGGAGACAGAGGTGAAGGAGAGACCCAAGTCCAACCCGGACTACCTAATGCAGCTGATGAACGACAGGAAGGTGATGAGCTCCCTGCCCAACTTCAGCGGCATCTTCACGCATCTGGAGCGGCTGCTGGATGAAG AAATCGGCAGGGTACGCAAGGACATGTACAACGACACGGTGAACGGTGGCATGTTTAACGGGCGCGACGTGGAGGAGCTTCCTGAAGCTATCGGTCCCGTGGCTCAGCTGCAGGAGAAGCTCTACGTGCCTGTCAAAGAGTACCCCGAC TTTAACTTTGTAGGGAGGATCCTGGGCCCACGGGGACTGACGGCCAAACAACTGGAGGCAGAGACCGGCTGCAAGATTATGGTGCGGGGAAAGGGCTCCATGAGAGACAAGAAGAAG gAGGAGATGAACAGAGGGAAGCCCAACTGGGAGCACCTCAGCGAGGACCTCCACGTCCTGATCACAGTGGAGGACACACACAACCGGGCCAAGATCAAACTCCAGCGGGCCATCAACGAGGTCAAGAAACTTCTCGTACCAGCT GCTGAGGGGGAGGACAACCTGAAGAAAATGCAGTTGATGGAGCTGGCCATTCTCAATGGGACCTACAGAGACGCCAATGTCAAGACGC CCACCGCCGGATTCCCTCTAGGGACACCTCAGGCGCCTCGGATCATCACAGGCCCAACGCCCGTCCTGCCTCCATCCATGCGCAACCCCGCTCCCGTCAACACGCCGACCCTCATGCCTCTGATTCGTCAGATCCAGAGCTCCGCCCTCATGCAGGGAGGCAATCCGCATATGGTGCAGCAAGGGCCCGAATCTGGAATCATCTACACTCCCTACGAGTACccatacacactcacaccctCCATATTGGAATACCCGATTGACTCAACTGGAGTATTAG
- the qki2 gene encoding protein quaking-B isoform X5 has translation MVGETEVKERPKSNPDYLMQLMNDRKVMSSLPNFSGIFTHLERLLDEEIGRVRKDMYNDTVNGGMFNGRDVEELPEAIGPVAQLQEKLYVPVKEYPDFNFVGRILGPRGLTAKQLEAETGCKIMVRGKGSMRDKKKEEMNRGKPNWEHLSEDLHVLITVEDTHNRAKIKLQRAINEVKKLLVPAAEGEDNLKKMQLMELAILNGTYRDANVKTPTAGFPLGTPQAPRIITGPTPVLPPSMRNPAPVNTPTLMPLIRQIQSSALMQGGNPHMVQQGPESGIIYTPYEYPYTLTPSILEYPIDSTGVLGMAFPTKG, from the exons ATGGTCGGGGAGACAGAGGTGAAGGAGAGACCCAAGTCCAACCCGGACTACCTAATGCAGCTGATGAACGACAGGAAGGTGATGAGCTCCCTGCCCAACTTCAGCGGCATCTTCACGCATCTGGAGCGGCTGCTGGATGAAG AAATCGGCAGGGTACGCAAGGACATGTACAACGACACGGTGAACGGTGGCATGTTTAACGGGCGCGACGTGGAGGAGCTTCCTGAAGCTATCGGTCCCGTGGCTCAGCTGCAGGAGAAGCTCTACGTGCCTGTCAAAGAGTACCCCGAC TTTAACTTTGTAGGGAGGATCCTGGGCCCACGGGGACTGACGGCCAAACAACTGGAGGCAGAGACCGGCTGCAAGATTATGGTGCGGGGAAAGGGCTCCATGAGAGACAAGAAGAAG gAGGAGATGAACAGAGGGAAGCCCAACTGGGAGCACCTCAGCGAGGACCTCCACGTCCTGATCACAGTGGAGGACACACACAACCGGGCCAAGATCAAACTCCAGCGGGCCATCAACGAGGTCAAGAAACTTCTCGTACCAGCT GCTGAGGGGGAGGACAACCTGAAGAAAATGCAGTTGATGGAGCTGGCCATTCTCAATGGGACCTACAGAGACGCCAATGTCAAGACGC CCACCGCCGGATTCCCTCTAGGGACACCTCAGGCGCCTCGGATCATCACAGGCCCAACGCCCGTCCTGCCTCCATCCATGCGCAACCCCGCTCCCGTCAACACGCCGACCCTCATGCCTCTGATTCGTCAGATCCAGAGCTCCGCCCTCATGCAGGGAGGCAATCCGCATATGGTGCAGCAAGGGCCCGAATCTGGAATCATCTACACTCCCTACGAGTACccatacacactcacaccctCCATATTGGAATACCCGATTGACTCAACTGGAGTATTAG